Proteins co-encoded in one Sporosarcina sp. FSL K6-1522 genomic window:
- a CDS encoding tyrosine phenol-lyase, translating to MKRRTAEPFKIKSVETLSMLSFEERKKSLARAGYNTFLIDSEDVYIDLLTDSGTTAMSDAQWGALMTGDEAYAGSKSWKKLESAVRDVYGFQFVLPTHQGRGAENILSQLKIKQGDYVPGNMYFTTTRAHQEMNGATFVDIIIDEAHDPSIEHPFKGNVDLTKLQKLINEVGADNIPYVCLAVTVNLAGGQPVSMQNMKDVYALCTSHGIDVMLDATRCVENAFFIKEREAGHANRSIAAILKEMMSYSDGCTMSGKKDCLVNIGGFLAMNDEDLYIRSRELVVVYEGMPSYGGMAGRDMEAMAIGIREAVDDHYIEHRIGQVRHLGQQLIDAGIPVVKPIGGHAVFLNARAFLPHLRQEEFPAQALAAALYLDSGVRSMERGIISAGRDIATGKHNTPKLELVRLTIPRRVYTNNHMDVVVDSILTLYEKRDAICGLHMDYEPPTLRFFNARFSPLSGSGELFS from the coding sequence ATGAAAAGGAGAACTGCGGAACCGTTCAAAATTAAAAGTGTCGAAACATTATCCATGCTATCTTTTGAAGAGAGGAAAAAGTCTCTCGCACGCGCAGGCTACAACACGTTTCTAATCGACTCAGAAGATGTCTATATCGATTTATTAACGGACAGTGGGACAACGGCGATGAGTGATGCACAATGGGGAGCGCTGATGACGGGCGATGAAGCGTATGCAGGAAGCAAAAGTTGGAAGAAGTTAGAGTCGGCTGTTCGCGATGTCTATGGCTTTCAATTTGTATTGCCAACACATCAGGGCCGTGGAGCGGAAAATATTTTATCTCAATTGAAAATCAAACAAGGTGACTATGTACCGGGCAACATGTACTTTACAACGACACGGGCCCATCAGGAGATGAATGGCGCTACGTTTGTCGATATTATTATCGACGAAGCACATGATCCTTCTATTGAACATCCATTCAAAGGTAATGTCGATTTGACAAAATTGCAAAAGCTAATCAATGAAGTGGGTGCCGACAACATTCCCTATGTCTGTCTTGCAGTGACGGTGAATCTTGCGGGCGGTCAGCCTGTTAGCATGCAAAACATGAAAGATGTCTATGCATTATGCACATCACATGGCATTGATGTCATGCTAGATGCGACGCGCTGTGTTGAAAATGCTTTCTTCATCAAAGAACGAGAAGCGGGTCACGCGAATCGGTCAATTGCGGCGATTTTAAAAGAAATGATGTCCTATTCGGACGGCTGTACGATGAGTGGCAAAAAAGACTGTCTCGTTAATATCGGCGGTTTCCTAGCGATGAATGATGAGGATTTGTATATTCGATCACGGGAGCTTGTCGTTGTCTACGAAGGGATGCCTTCTTATGGCGGGATGGCCGGACGTGATATGGAAGCGATGGCCATCGGGATTCGGGAAGCGGTCGATGATCATTACATCGAGCACAGAATCGGTCAAGTTCGCCATCTTGGCCAACAGCTGATTGATGCGGGCATTCCAGTCGTTAAACCAATTGGAGGTCATGCCGTATTTCTGAATGCACGAGCATTCCTCCCTCATTTACGACAAGAAGAGTTCCCAGCCCAAGCACTTGCCGCTGCTCTTTACCTGGATTCAGGGGTACGCAGTATGGAGCGGGGAATCATTTCAGCCGGACGTGACATTGCCACGGGTAAACACAATACGCCAAAGCTGGAACTCGTCCGACTGACCATCCCCCGCCGCGTGTACACGAATAATCATATGGACGTCGTCGTCGATTCGATTTTGACCCTATACGAAAAACGAGATGCCATTTGCGGATTACACATGGATTATGAACCGCCAACACTACGCTTCTTCAACGCACGTTTCTCCCCTCTTTCAGGAAGTGGAGAACTGTTCAGCTAA
- a CDS encoding sulfate adenylyltransferase codes for MVNAIQKNTFANYPQQPHGGKLVDKVVIGKEREEELVRAKQLPTIMVDMEASITLEMIATGVLSPNEGFMNEADYNSVLTTGRLTSGVIWPAPLSFAPIGNRNKEIVKSLKVGDEVTLADENNEPVAILQIEDIFQYDKEKRASALFGTTDRNHPGVDAIYRRMGDVSLGGPIRLLRRVDWGPFEKLRLEPKDTWRIFYEEKKFRTAAGFITGANPLHRGHEYIHKNALEELDGLLLQPLVEMAKREYTRHEFRMLSYRSVLDTYYPQGRSILAPLRVTYIFAGPRETVLHALIMKNYGCTHALIGRDHAGIGDYYDKYASHSIFDEFKPEELGIDIRLFHEVFYCTRCDSPATGQSCPHDEQYRINISGTGIREMLRHGIMPPKEIVRPESARIAMQGVQPKGLDELERSISPVGKTLKSIFPFYLERTGLGGRKRISPLTVEELTNLDLEAANLDVRTNADRIYRDIFDEYSRVGDVNRSLQPEWIADARASLHSQQEMVIQDLEEKVAQASATASDEFLYQDKEEAQRELDIAKKILGDIPKVLSDEHFQERIWNLLPYHRYRGSDEPDQE; via the coding sequence ATGGTAAATGCTATTCAGAAAAACACGTTTGCGAATTATCCGCAACAGCCTCATGGCGGTAAATTAGTGGATAAAGTCGTGATAGGAAAAGAGCGGGAAGAGGAACTAGTCAGAGCCAAACAGCTACCGACGATTATGGTAGATATGGAGGCTTCTATCACGCTTGAAATGATTGCGACAGGGGTTTTATCGCCGAATGAGGGCTTTATGAACGAGGCAGATTATAATTCAGTTCTGACGACAGGACGATTAACGAGTGGCGTTATTTGGCCAGCGCCGTTAAGCTTTGCGCCAATCGGTAATCGCAACAAAGAAATCGTGAAGTCCCTGAAAGTTGGGGATGAGGTGACACTGGCTGATGAAAACAATGAACCGGTTGCGATTTTACAAATAGAAGATATTTTTCAATATGATAAAGAAAAGCGTGCATCTGCTTTATTCGGAACGACCGATCGGAATCATCCTGGGGTCGATGCGATTTATAGACGAATGGGAGATGTGTCGTTAGGCGGACCGATTCGATTATTACGGCGAGTGGATTGGGGACCATTCGAAAAACTTCGTCTGGAACCAAAAGATACATGGCGGATTTTTTATGAAGAGAAAAAGTTTCGGACAGCCGCAGGGTTTATAACGGGGGCGAATCCGCTGCATAGGGGACATGAGTATATTCATAAAAACGCTTTGGAAGAATTAGACGGCTTGCTACTGCAACCGTTAGTGGAGATGGCCAAACGTGAATATACACGTCATGAATTTCGGATGTTGTCGTATCGAAGTGTTTTGGACACGTATTATCCACAAGGTCGTTCCATTCTCGCACCTTTGCGCGTCACGTATATTTTCGCAGGACCACGCGAGACTGTTTTACATGCCTTAATTATGAAGAACTATGGCTGTACGCATGCGCTTATTGGACGAGACCATGCAGGCATCGGCGATTATTATGATAAATATGCGAGCCATAGTATTTTTGACGAGTTTAAACCAGAAGAATTAGGCATCGATATTCGACTGTTTCATGAAGTCTTTTACTGCACACGTTGCGATAGCCCAGCGACAGGGCAATCCTGTCCGCATGATGAACAGTACCGCATTAATATTTCGGGTACGGGTATTCGTGAAATGCTGCGTCATGGGATTATGCCACCCAAGGAAATTGTGCGGCCTGAATCCGCTCGTATTGCGATGCAAGGGGTTCAGCCGAAAGGGCTCGATGAGCTTGAAAGATCCATTTCACCTGTTGGCAAAACACTGAAAAGCATATTCCCTTTCTATTTGGAAAGGACGGGGCTTGGTGGGCGAAAACGCATTAGTCCATTGACAGTGGAGGAACTGACAAATCTTGATTTGGAGGCGGCGAACTTGGATGTTCGTACCAATGCGGACCGCATCTATCGCGACATTTTTGATGAGTATAGTCGCGTCGGAGATGTCAATCGCAGTTTGCAGCCGGAATGGATTGCAGATGCTCGTGCGTCATTACACAGTCAACAAGAAATGGTCATTCAAGATTTGGAGGAGAAAGTAGCACAAGCATCGGCTACAGCTTCCGACGAATTCTTGTATCAGGATAAGGAAGAAGCCCAGCGCGAGCTAGATATCGCGAAAAAGATTCTTGGAGACATTCCGAAAGTGCTCAGTGATGAACACTTCCAAGAACGCATATGGAATCTTCTCCCTTATCATCGATATCGGGGGAGCGATGAACCGGACCAGGAGTGA
- a CDS encoding DNA/RNA non-specific endonuclease produces MSMKRLEKFENFNMDLVDLQQQQALERYIARSSKREQMASELETKNPLEVDTPERVALRKAMIDPRDGLAMERIIGQDDLFPISYLEAGLQAANPVCRIEIRDRIGRVLGHATGFLVSPSLLLTNHHVLENEDMAQFSIAQFNYEVGLDLKERPMKSFRLTPERFFITDQKLDFTLVAIGEVSADGTNVSDFGFLPLISQTGKGLVGEYVSIIQHPSGAPKAVAIRENQILDVFDDYIHYSTDTMPGSSGSPVYNDEWIVIALHHAGVPDPKNRTEFIANEGIRISSIIQFVVEKGANFSDDQKMLLNDIVKEWGVLDHTSEGMVVEELSGSWYEGTTGYDTRFFGEDYEVLHPKFRSDLEQDIAQLKDGSNVLHYTHFSIVMSKSRRLAYYTVVNIDGNQLMKIGRNDKWYLDSRIETEYQCGPELYANNSLDRGHLVRRRDPVWGDSAKKANQDTFHFTNCAPQHSKLNQKSWLDLENYILDNAENANLKVTVFTGPVFRMDDIFYRGVQIPAEFWKIAVMVKKDGSLSATAYLQTQKNLIENLEFSYGEYKTYQVPITKIETLTGLDFEHLRDHDPIHQLESTMGYVIEASEDIKL; encoded by the coding sequence ATGTCAATGAAGCGACTTGAAAAGTTTGAAAATTTTAATATGGATCTTGTAGATTTGCAGCAACAACAAGCATTGGAGCGTTATATTGCGCGTTCTAGTAAACGTGAACAAATGGCTAGTGAACTAGAAACTAAAAATCCTTTGGAAGTAGATACGCCTGAGCGAGTTGCACTTCGTAAAGCAATGATTGATCCACGTGATGGACTTGCGATGGAACGTATTATTGGCCAAGATGATCTATTTCCGATTTCTTATCTGGAAGCGGGTCTACAAGCAGCCAATCCAGTTTGTAGAATTGAGATTCGCGACCGCATAGGCAGAGTTCTCGGACATGCTACAGGATTTCTTGTTTCGCCATCTTTATTGCTTACAAATCATCATGTTTTGGAAAACGAAGATATGGCCCAGTTCAGTATCGCGCAATTCAATTATGAAGTCGGTCTTGACCTAAAAGAACGTCCAATGAAAAGCTTCCGTTTAACACCCGAGCGTTTCTTTATAACGGATCAGAAGCTTGATTTTACATTAGTCGCGATAGGGGAAGTGTCTGCGGATGGCACAAACGTAAGCGATTTTGGGTTTTTGCCTCTCATCTCGCAAACGGGCAAGGGGTTGGTTGGTGAATATGTATCAATTATTCAACATCCTTCGGGTGCACCCAAAGCTGTAGCGATTAGAGAGAATCAAATTTTGGATGTATTTGACGATTATATTCACTACTCAACAGATACCATGCCAGGATCCTCCGGTTCGCCTGTCTATAATGACGAATGGATTGTAATCGCCCTCCATCATGCAGGCGTTCCAGATCCAAAAAACCGGACTGAATTTATAGCCAATGAAGGGATTCGCATCAGCAGTATTATCCAGTTTGTCGTTGAGAAAGGCGCCAACTTCAGTGATGATCAAAAAATGTTGCTGAATGACATTGTGAAAGAGTGGGGAGTCCTCGATCATACTAGTGAAGGGATGGTCGTTGAGGAGTTAAGCGGTTCGTGGTATGAGGGGACTACCGGTTATGACACACGATTTTTTGGTGAAGACTATGAAGTTCTTCATCCGAAATTCCGGTCAGATCTTGAACAGGATATTGCCCAGTTAAAAGACGGAAGCAACGTGCTCCATTATACGCATTTTTCAATTGTAATGAGCAAGTCACGCCGTTTAGCCTATTATACGGTGGTGAATATTGACGGCAATCAATTGATGAAGATTGGCCGTAATGACAAGTGGTATCTCGATTCTCGCATTGAAACAGAGTACCAGTGCGGTCCTGAATTATATGCAAATAATTCGCTCGATCGGGGACATCTTGTCCGCCGGCGTGATCCAGTTTGGGGAGATTCAGCAAAAAAGGCGAATCAGGATACGTTCCATTTTACAAATTGTGCTCCCCAGCACAGTAAGTTGAATCAAAAAAGCTGGCTGGATCTGGAGAATTATATTTTAGACAATGCCGAAAACGCAAATCTTAAAGTGACAGTGTTTACTGGACCCGTTTTTCGGATGGATGACATTTTTTACAGAGGCGTTCAGATACCGGCGGAATTTTGGAAAATAGCTGTTATGGTTAAGAAAGATGGAAGCCTATCTGCAACTGCTTATTTGCAGACTCAAAAAAATCTTATCGAGAATTTGGAATTTTCTTATGGTGAATATAAAACGTATCAAGTACCCATTACAAAAATTGAAACGCTGACGGGTCTTGATTTTGAACATTTACGTGATCACGACCCCATCCATCAATTAGAATCGACGATGGGATATGTCATCGAGGCATCCGAGGATATAAAACTCTGA
- a CDS encoding S8 family peptidase encodes MENFAHLIPYEVIVKVAEVNEVPAGVDLIQAPKIWNATKGKGMTVAVLDTGCDSRHPDLQERIIGGRNFTDDDRSNPTIFLDYNGHGTHVAGTIAAQKNDKGVVGVAPEASLLIVKVLNKNGSGQYEWIINGINYAIEQKVDIISMSLGGPHDSPALHTAIKKAVANNILVVCAAGNEGDGNDSTDEFAFPGYYNEVISVGAINQERRSSNFTNSHNEIDVVAPGEEILSTFLNGKYAKLSGTSMAAPHVSGALALIKNVVNNRFERQLSEPELYAQLIKRTIPLGFSPKLEGNGLVYLTVLEHLSNVFEGEMKTLVLHAQ; translated from the coding sequence ATGGAGAATTTTGCTCATTTAATCCCATACGAAGTGATTGTAAAAGTCGCAGAGGTCAATGAAGTTCCTGCGGGTGTGGATTTAATTCAAGCACCAAAGATTTGGAATGCCACAAAAGGAAAAGGCATGACGGTAGCTGTTCTGGATACAGGATGCGATAGTAGACACCCCGATTTACAAGAACGGATTATAGGCGGTCGGAACTTTACAGATGACGATAGAAGCAATCCAACTATATTCCTCGATTACAATGGCCATGGAACGCACGTCGCCGGAACGATTGCAGCCCAGAAAAACGATAAAGGCGTAGTCGGAGTTGCCCCTGAAGCGAGTTTGCTCATTGTAAAGGTATTGAATAAAAATGGCTCGGGACAATATGAGTGGATTATCAATGGCATCAATTACGCAATCGAACAGAAAGTGGATATTATCTCTATGTCACTAGGAGGTCCACACGATTCACCTGCACTTCACACAGCAATCAAAAAAGCTGTCGCGAACAATATCCTCGTAGTTTGCGCAGCCGGTAATGAGGGTGATGGCAACGATTCAACCGATGAATTCGCCTTTCCTGGCTATTATAACGAAGTCATTTCCGTAGGTGCCATTAATCAGGAACGGCGCTCTTCCAATTTCACCAATTCTCACAACGAAATCGATGTCGTTGCACCGGGTGAAGAGATCCTCTCTACCTTTTTAAACGGAAAATACGCTAAGTTAAGCGGAACTTCGATGGCTGCCCCCCATGTTTCTGGAGCACTGGCCCTTATTAAAAATGTAGTCAACAACCGTTTCGAACGGCAACTTTCTGAGCCAGAGCTCTATGCCCAGCTGATTAAAAGAACCATTCCACTAGGATTCTCGCCAAAACTTGAAGGGAATGGACTCGTCTATTTAACGGTTCTTGAGCACTTGAGCAATGTATTTGAGGGAGAAATGAAAACGTTGGTTTTGCATGCACAGTGA
- a CDS encoding M14 family zinc carboxypeptidase produces the protein MKKSILAITLAGAMALSVSPFASPIAEAVGNGPNYGGNETINTSILHTYDELVANLKKQEAKQKEMQLEVIGQSVKGRDLYLVKYMKNPENPTILFLTQQHGNEQLTTEGALEFIKHLGTGKMKGVTDGVNILIVPMLNPDGAMGDVDFSLDDYIASGDRHLTRYNAFGVDLNRDHVTKIQPETKALHDNVMRAYDIDYMIDLHHQGSQSERDGKLVSGSILYPTTPNVDSAVLQKSKKLGAVVFDAVDSTGWGHLGKYNGGSAETISRNGIAVEYDIATLLFEMRGMSDHSNESAVLGQKSNGYLIKQTITTLDATVRAIADRSIENKDITFWDTLATQNTRPSDE, from the coding sequence ATGAAAAAATCCATACTCGCTATTACACTTGCAGGCGCAATGGCGCTAAGTGTATCCCCATTCGCGTCGCCTATTGCGGAAGCTGTTGGCAACGGGCCCAACTATGGTGGGAATGAAACAATCAATACATCCATTTTGCACACATATGACGAACTGGTAGCCAATCTGAAGAAGCAGGAAGCAAAACAAAAAGAGATGCAACTAGAAGTGATTGGCCAAAGCGTTAAAGGACGGGATTTGTATCTTGTGAAGTACATGAAAAATCCCGAAAATCCAACGATTTTATTCCTGACACAGCAGCATGGGAATGAGCAGCTAACGACAGAAGGGGCACTTGAATTCATCAAACACCTTGGGACCGGCAAGATGAAAGGCGTCACTGATGGTGTGAATATCTTAATCGTGCCTATGCTCAATCCAGATGGGGCAATGGGAGATGTCGACTTTTCCCTCGATGATTACATCGCAAGTGGCGATCGTCATCTAACGCGTTATAATGCGTTCGGAGTAGATTTGAATCGGGATCACGTGACGAAAATTCAGCCTGAAACGAAGGCACTGCATGACAATGTCATGCGCGCTTATGATATTGACTACATGATTGATTTACACCATCAAGGTAGCCAAAGTGAGCGTGATGGCAAGCTTGTGTCAGGCTCAATCCTTTACCCAACAACACCGAATGTCGATTCGGCTGTATTACAGAAATCGAAAAAGCTTGGTGCTGTTGTTTTTGATGCCGTCGATTCGACAGGGTGGGGGCATCTTGGGAAATATAATGGAGGTTCAGCGGAGACCATTAGTCGGAATGGCATCGCAGTAGAGTATGACATTGCCACGCTATTATTTGAGATGCGCGGTATGTCAGATCACTCTAATGAATCAGCTGTCCTAGGCCAGAAGAGTAATGGTTATTTGATCAAGCAAACGATCACAACATTGGATGCGACAGTACGTGCGATTGCAGACCGTTCGATTGAAAACAAAGATATTACATTCTGGGATACGCTTGCTACTCAAAATACACGTCCTTCGGATGAGTGA
- a CDS encoding M14 family zinc carboxypeptidase, producing the protein MKKKMASTVGILTLCASLAMPVYAAADTVGNQGWHHDNSISGFTNYEEMKKQLQKIEKSSQGNVVVEVVGQSNRGRDIYKATVGTGKKVILIESEIHGNEKTGTEAALNLLKQIGSSNSPEIRKIREEVTLVFLPKMNPDASEMDKRRNDMTWNEILSSFPQLIDAKPAWNYMDRGISQMYDYGKNPGFDVNRDFNPDLDYVPEAKDFPGNSSSPGWFITPEAQTVRDVYKSLKEEYGKVDVFIDLHHQGMYYVEGTADEVTLSLSAQFVPDPNTVAGAKYAKYKDDYNYDFSRQLNLAAYNELQSYGNSPFKNISLYSQGLDLPGTALGTFALNGSGTVLFEVKGQTQMIGQKKKGQLVKAVERGLTGIIEAVADGSVEELNPEDYEKIPLTSYSPTN; encoded by the coding sequence ATGAAGAAGAAAATGGCGAGTACAGTAGGTATCTTGACGCTTTGCGCAAGCCTTGCAATGCCTGTTTATGCAGCAGCGGATACAGTGGGAAATCAAGGTTGGCATCATGACAATTCCATCTCAGGGTTCACAAATTATGAGGAGATGAAAAAACAACTTCAAAAAATTGAGAAATCGAGTCAGGGCAATGTCGTTGTGGAAGTGGTCGGCCAATCGAATAGAGGTCGGGATATTTATAAAGCAACTGTTGGGACAGGCAAAAAAGTCATACTCATCGAAAGTGAAATCCACGGGAATGAAAAAACGGGTACTGAAGCGGCTCTTAACCTGCTCAAGCAGATTGGTTCTAGTAATTCACCCGAAATCCGGAAAATTCGTGAAGAAGTAACACTCGTTTTCCTACCGAAAATGAACCCGGATGCTTCGGAAATGGACAAAAGGCGAAACGATATGACTTGGAATGAAATTCTTTCGAGCTTTCCGCAGTTAATCGATGCAAAGCCTGCTTGGAACTATATGGACCGTGGTATTAGCCAAATGTACGATTACGGTAAAAACCCAGGCTTCGACGTGAACCGCGACTTTAATCCGGATTTAGATTATGTTCCAGAAGCAAAAGACTTCCCAGGTAATTCAAGTTCACCAGGCTGGTTTATCACACCTGAAGCACAAACCGTGCGCGATGTGTACAAGTCTTTGAAAGAGGAATACGGAAAAGTGGATGTCTTTATTGATCTTCATCACCAGGGGATGTATTACGTTGAAGGCACGGCTGATGAAGTGACACTGTCCCTGTCTGCCCAATTTGTTCCAGACCCAAATACAGTAGCAGGTGCTAAATATGCGAAGTATAAAGATGACTACAACTATGATTTCTCAAGGCAATTGAATCTTGCTGCCTACAATGAATTGCAGTCTTACGGCAATTCACCTTTCAAAAATATTTCACTTTATTCACAAGGGCTCGACCTTCCGGGGACGGCATTGGGCACATTCGCTTTGAACGGCAGTGGTACGGTGCTCTTTGAGGTAAAAGGCCAGACCCAAATGATAGGGCAAAAAAAGAAAGGTCAACTTGTGAAAGCGGTTGAACGGGGTCTTACGGGTATTATCGAGGCGGTTGCTGATGGATCAGTCGAAGAGTTAAATCCTGAAGACTACGAGAAAATCCCGTTGACATCTTACAGCCCGACGAACTGA
- a CDS encoding M28 family metallopeptidase encodes MVLSTSSFAPSFAATVESPSTSYAIATNNGKSNAAHDQKIVNQVKAQWAIEHVRYLSEEIGPRPGGLEAEKQGANYVAKTLKSYGYEVEFQYFPVADQLIADVSFGDGTAWQMGAAANGAISETPVQGEVIFVEDGTQAGDFPANTAGKIVLLTRANSTADYRLQVDNAVNAGASGVILQSVVGGRGNYGSTFNPSLTKTYEIPVYGAAYIQGEWLKEQLNDGPVTIDLTAKRHSNLQSVNVIGTKKAKNKKGDGKEVLLTSHIDSVVGAPGANDNASGTGLMLELARVFKSSNTDRDLKFIAFGSEERGLLGSRYYVDQLTQAEKDNIIGVFNPDMVATKYEKATHLYAMTVDGSKNLVTDSTVSAGARLGKSDILPGKFGSSDHVPFHNAGIPAALFIWMGIDSWDPLVYHIEKVYHTPQDTIEDNISVDRMQSALEIIGAGVFDTVRKDVPGLKR; translated from the coding sequence ATGGTACTTAGCACCTCTTCATTCGCACCTTCGTTTGCGGCTACGGTTGAAAGCCCATCAACCAGCTATGCGATTGCTACAAATAATGGCAAATCGAACGCTGCTCATGATCAAAAAATTGTTAATCAAGTGAAAGCACAATGGGCCATTGAACATGTTCGTTATCTATCAGAAGAAATTGGTCCAAGACCTGGTGGACTTGAGGCCGAAAAACAAGGTGCTAACTATGTAGCAAAGACATTAAAAAGTTATGGGTACGAGGTAGAATTTCAATACTTCCCTGTTGCTGATCAGCTGATTGCTGATGTGTCATTTGGCGATGGTACTGCATGGCAAATGGGCGCGGCAGCGAATGGAGCGATAAGTGAGACACCTGTGCAAGGAGAGGTGATTTTTGTCGAAGATGGAACACAGGCGGGTGATTTTCCTGCTAATACGGCTGGGAAAATTGTGTTGCTGACACGAGCAAATTCGACAGCTGATTATCGCCTGCAAGTTGACAATGCAGTGAATGCGGGAGCGAGCGGTGTTATTTTGCAAAGTGTAGTAGGGGGTCGTGGAAACTACGGTTCTACCTTTAATCCAAGCTTGACAAAAACCTATGAGATTCCAGTGTACGGTGCTGCGTATATTCAAGGCGAATGGTTGAAAGAACAGTTGAATGATGGGCCTGTTACGATTGACTTAACGGCAAAACGTCATTCGAATCTTCAATCTGTCAACGTCATTGGAACGAAAAAAGCGAAAAACAAAAAAGGCGATGGCAAAGAAGTATTGCTAACGTCACATATCGATAGTGTCGTTGGGGCACCAGGCGCTAATGATAACGCATCTGGAACAGGCTTAATGCTAGAATTGGCTCGCGTATTCAAAAGTTCTAACACGGACCGAGACCTTAAATTTATCGCCTTTGGTTCAGAAGAGCGAGGGTTGCTTGGCTCTAGATATTATGTGGATCAACTAACCCAAGCTGAAAAAGATAATATCATCGGTGTATTCAATCCGGATATGGTTGCAACAAAATACGAAAAAGCGACACACCTTTACGCAATGACGGTAGATGGTAGTAAAAATCTTGTCACAGACTCAACGGTATCAGCGGGGGCTCGCCTTGGAAAATCCGATATTTTACCAGGTAAATTTGGCTCGAGTGACCACGTTCCATTCCATAATGCCGGAATTCCTGCCGCGCTATTCATTTGGATGGGGATCGATAGTTGGGATCCTCTTGTCTACCATATCGAAAAAGTGTATCACACACCGCAAGATACAATTGAAGACAATATTTCCGTTGACCGCATGCAATCTGCTTTAGAAATTATCGGTGCGGGTGTGTTTGACACTGTTCGGAAAGATGTGCCAGGTTTGAAGAGATAA
- a CDS encoding DinB family protein, with the protein MIFEKNNRIRTKLFQSIEGLTDEQFNRTPSNGGWSPKQIFEHLVNMETMVATNIAKELKNPNSPKSMSKPIALITNRLLKVDAPVSTAPTETYKSKLEMQNALYESHLFLLDVYESCSKEVLRSKSCKHPVFGQVPLSQWLPLVGLHEKRHLKQLREVIEMGQE; encoded by the coding sequence ATGATTTTCGAAAAAAATAATCGCATCCGAACCAAGCTATTTCAATCCATTGAGGGACTAACGGATGAACAATTTAACCGAACCCCTTCTAACGGTGGATGGTCGCCGAAGCAAATTTTCGAACACCTTGTCAATATGGAAACAATGGTTGCAACCAATATAGCGAAAGAGCTCAAAAACCCGAATAGCCCAAAATCGATGAGCAAACCGATTGCTCTTATCACGAATCGCTTACTGAAAGTAGACGCACCAGTCTCAACAGCGCCGACAGAAACCTACAAATCGAAACTAGAGATGCAAAACGCGCTCTATGAATCGCATCTTTTCCTATTAGATGTTTATGAATCATGCTCAAAAGAAGTATTGCGCAGCAAATCATGCAAACACCCAGTTTTTGGACAGGTGCCATTAAGCCAATGGCTACCGCTTGTCGGCTTGCATGAGAAACGACATTTGAAACAATTGAGGGAAGTTATTGAGATGGGGCAGGAGTGA
- a CDS encoding formate/nitrite transporter family protein: MKATIGVLADTAVSKVTLLKTSKSRYLTTTMMAGFFVGLGVILMTTIGGLLEPANFAGTKVITGIAFGIALSLVLMAGADLFTGNNMIMPIGALTKKTTWYDTIQIWTASYVGNLFGSLLIAVMFFYSGMASGGTADFIVATASAKMNAPFMELLMRGIFCNILVCLAVWCTYKLKNEAAKLIMIYGCISAFITSGFEHSVANMTMLTLSLMVPHPETVTFAGMIANLVPVTIGNAIGGAVFVGAAYWFLSSEKQVQAVGSQATTKKEQKPSATNKLGELQNQ, encoded by the coding sequence ATGAAAGCAACAATTGGTGTGTTAGCTGACACCGCAGTTTCGAAAGTAACACTATTAAAGACTAGTAAAAGCAGGTATTTGACGACGACGATGATGGCAGGATTTTTTGTAGGATTGGGTGTCATTCTTATGACCACGATTGGTGGTTTGCTTGAACCGGCCAACTTCGCAGGAACGAAAGTTATTACAGGTATTGCTTTTGGGATCGCATTAAGCTTAGTATTAATGGCGGGAGCGGACCTTTTTACAGGCAATAATATGATTATGCCGATTGGCGCATTGACGAAAAAAACAACTTGGTATGATACGATACAAATTTGGACAGCGAGCTATGTGGGCAACTTGTTTGGTTCATTGCTTATTGCAGTGATGTTTTTCTATTCTGGCATGGCTTCTGGCGGAACGGCTGATTTTATAGTGGCCACTGCTAGTGCGAAGATGAACGCGCCCTTTATGGAACTACTGATGCGGGGGATTTTCTGTAATATCCTCGTTTGCCTAGCTGTTTGGTGTACATACAAATTAAAAAATGAAGCAGCTAAATTGATTATGATTTATGGCTGTATTTCTGCTTTCATCACATCAGGATTCGAGCACAGTGTTGCTAACATGACGATGCTGACATTGTCTTTAATGGTGCCGCATCCTGAAACAGTGACGTTTGCAGGGATGATCGCAAATCTAGTGCCTGTCACAATCGGCAATGCAATAGGCGGAGCCGTCTTCGTCGGAGCTGCTTACTGGTTCCTGTCATCTGAAAAACAGGTACAGGCCGTTGGTAGTCAAGCAACGACAAAGAAGGAGCAAAAGCCTTCTGCTACGAACAAATTGGGAGAACTACAAAACCAGTAA